From the genome of Triticum aestivum cultivar Chinese Spring chromosome 3B, IWGSC CS RefSeq v2.1, whole genome shotgun sequence, one region includes:
- the LOC123070900 gene encoding lysosomal Pro-X carboxypeptidase: MHRPRRLPLLLILLGLLPAVARALLPPPRFPGPHARPRPRAGVGDGVGGGYEFETRYFRQRLDHFSFSGEEEFFQQRYLVGRAGGWAGPGGPIFFYCGNEGDIAWFAANSGLVWEAAPRFASLVVFAEHRYYGESMPFGSKDKAYNNSRSMAYLTAEQALADYAVLLTDLKRNLSSESSPVVLFGGSYGGMLAAWMRLKYPHIAVGALASSAPILQFEDIVPDTIFYDLVSNDFKRESLSCFQTIKDSWKELDEQGNGQDGLLKLSKTFHLCQTLNTTGALSDWLSSAYSYLAMVDYPMPSEFLMPLPASPIKEVCRNIDKQPEGSSILERIYAGVNIYYNYTGTVDCFDLDDDPHGMGGWDWQACTEMVMPMSSSEGLSMFPPDEFDYELYADDCVKNFGVRPRPRWISTEFGGHNISSVLEKFGSNIIFFNGLLDPWSGGGVLKNISESVVAIVAPLGAHHIDLRPATKEDPDWLVSLRESELEIISGWLSDHYRARGGALFQRATNKDSAAS; the protein is encoded by the exons ATGCATCGGCCTCGCCGTCTTCCGCTGCTGCTcatcctcctcggcctcctcccggCCGTCGCGCGGGCCCTGCTCCCGCCGCCCCGCTTCCCTGGCCCCCacgcgcggccgcggccgcgggcgGGGGTGGGAGACGGGGTCGGCGGGGGATACGAGTTCGAGACCCGGTACTTCCGGCAGCGGCTGGACCACTTCAGCTTCTCCGGCGAGGAGGAGTTCTTCCAGCAGCGGTACCTCGTCGGCCGCGCCGGCGGGTGGGCGGGCCCCGGCGGGCCCATCTTCTTCTACTGCGGCAACGAGGGCGACATCGCCTGGTTCGCCGCCAACTCCGGCCTCGTCTGGGAGGCCGCCCCGCGCTTCGCCTCCCTCGTCGTCTTCGCCGAG CATCGCTACTACGGCGAGTCCATGCCGTTCGGCAGCAAAGACAAGGCCTACAACAATTCCAGGTCCATGGCGTACCTGACGGCCGAGCAAGCACTCGCTGACTACGCCGTGCTGCTCACCGACCTCAAGAGGAACCTGTCCTCGGAAAGCAGCCCCGTGGTGCTCTTCGGGGGCTCATACGGTGGAA TGCTTGCTGCTTGGATGAGACTCAAGTACCCGCATATTGCTGTCGGGGCTCTCGCGTCGTCGGCTCCGATCCTGCAGTTTGAGGACATTGTACCTGACACCATATTCTACGATCTTGTTTCAAATGATTTTAAG AGGGAAAGTTTAAGCTGTTTCCAAACAATAAAGGACTCATGGAAAGAATTAGATGAGCAGGGAAATGGGCAAGATGGTCTTCTGAAACTAAGCAAAACGTTCCACCTTTGCCA GACCCTGAATACCACGGGGGCCCTTTCAGATTGGCTGAGCTCAGCATACAGTTATCTGGCCATGGTGGATTACCCAATGCCGTCAGAGTTTCTCATGCCTTTGCCTGCCAGCCCAATTAAGGAA GTATGTAGAAATATTGACAAGCAACCAGAGGGGAGCAGTATACTGGAACGAATTTATGCTGGAGTAAATATATACTACAATTATACTGGTACAGTTGACTGCTTTGATCTAGATGATGATCCTCATGGAATGGGTGGATGGGATTGGCAG GCTTGTACTGAGATGGTAATGCCAATGTCTTCTAGTGAAGGTCTTAGCATGTTTCCACCAGATGAATTCGACTATGAATTGTATGCCGATGACTGTGTCAAAAACTTTGGTGTTAGGCCAAGGCCTCGATGGATCTCTACAGAGTTTGGTGGCCAT AATATTAGTTCTGTTCTGGAGAAATTTGGTAGTAATATCATATTCTTCAATGGACTTCTCGATCCTTGGAGTGGTGGAGG CGTCCTGAAGAACATATCTGAGAGTGTTGTTGCCATTGTGGCCCCACTAG GAGCGCATCACATAGACCTGCGCCCCGCGACCAaggaggacccggattggctcgtAAGCCTGAGAGAATCAGAACTCGAGATCATATCCGGCTGGCTATCGGATCACTACCGGGCAAGAGGGGGCGCGCTCTTTCAGCGCGCAACCAACAAGGACTCAGCTGCCTCATAA